From a single Marinobacter sp. THAF197a genomic region:
- a CDS encoding MGMT family protein, whose translation MDEFDKEPTKEQKIWQVVAAIPQGRVASYGQVAAMAGLGRQARFVGRALGKLPAGHSIPWHRVIRSNGQIAFPEGTETCQLQTEKLRLEGVEVYKGKVKMKDFQWQP comes from the coding sequence ATGGACGAGTTCGACAAAGAACCGACAAAAGAGCAAAAGATCTGGCAGGTAGTGGCCGCCATTCCGCAAGGAAGGGTGGCCAGCTACGGCCAGGTCGCCGCCATGGCCGGCCTGGGCCGGCAGGCGCGTTTTGTTGGCCGGGCACTGGGCAAACTGCCTGCCGGCCACAGCATCCCCTGGCACCGGGTTATCCGTAGCAACGGCCAGATCGCTTTTCCTGAAGGCACAGAAACCTGCCAGCTTCAAACCGAGAAGCTGAGACTGGAAGGCGTTGAGGTGTATAAAGGAAAGGTAAAGATGAAGGACTTTCAGTGGCAGCCCTGA
- a CDS encoding SDR family oxidoreductase: MKLQDSVIAITGGGQGLGRAMAEYLAAKGAKLALIDLMEDKLAEAADACQKAGGDAKTYVCNVAKEDDVEKTFQAIINDFGHLNGLVNNAGILRDGLMVKFKDGKLEKRMELAQWQSVIDVNLTGVFLCGREAATRMIENGDQGAIINIASISRAGNMGQSNYSAAKAGVSALVPVWAKELARYGIRCMGIAPGFIETEMTASMKPEALEKMTAGIPLKRMGKPEEIASAVAFIFENDYVSGRMIEVDGALRL; this comes from the coding sequence ATGAAACTTCAAGATTCCGTGATCGCAATCACCGGCGGCGGCCAGGGCCTCGGCCGCGCCATGGCAGAGTACCTGGCAGCCAAAGGCGCCAAACTCGCCCTCATCGACCTGATGGAAGACAAACTGGCGGAAGCCGCCGACGCCTGCCAAAAAGCCGGTGGCGATGCCAAAACCTATGTCTGCAACGTCGCTAAAGAAGACGATGTTGAGAAAACCTTCCAGGCCATCATCAACGACTTTGGCCACCTGAACGGCCTGGTGAACAACGCCGGCATTCTGCGCGACGGCCTGATGGTGAAATTCAAAGACGGCAAACTGGAAAAACGCATGGAACTGGCCCAGTGGCAGTCCGTCATTGATGTAAACCTCACCGGCGTGTTCCTGTGCGGCCGCGAAGCCGCCACCCGCATGATCGAAAACGGTGACCAGGGCGCCATCATCAACATCGCCTCCATCTCCCGCGCTGGCAACATGGGCCAGAGCAACTACTCCGCCGCCAAGGCTGGCGTATCGGCCCTGGTGCCGGTCTGGGCCAAAGAGCTGGCCCGCTATGGCATCCGCTGCATGGGCATCGCCCCCGGCTTCATCGAAACCGAAATGACCGCCTCCATGAAACCGGAAGCCCTGGAGAAAATGACCGCCGGCATCCCGCTCAAGCGCATGGGCAAGCCCGAAGAGATTGCCTCTGCCGTGGCGTTCATCTTCGAGAACGACTATGTCTCCGGACGTATGATCGAAGTAGACGGCGCCCTGCGTCTCTAG
- a CDS encoding FxsA family protein, translated as MPVFLFLFIIMPIAEMVVLIKVGGLIGVLNTIGLVLLTAVIGAWLLRQQGLATLLRANQRLNSGELPAKEVAEGLILAVGGALLLTPGFITDAVGFACLLPGSRHWLAAKALKRMTVAGQSRSFYFGTGGGAGPFGQGPFEGHGPFGPQRPFDRDANGDIIEGEYQDQTESDRERLERARERGEGDEKK; from the coding sequence TTGCCCGTTTTCCTATTTCTTTTCATTATTATGCCCATCGCTGAGATGGTGGTTCTGATCAAGGTCGGCGGCCTGATCGGGGTGTTGAACACCATCGGGCTGGTGCTGCTGACCGCCGTCATTGGCGCCTGGCTATTGCGTCAGCAGGGGCTGGCTACGTTGTTGCGGGCGAACCAGCGGTTGAACAGCGGCGAATTGCCGGCAAAGGAAGTGGCCGAGGGGCTGATTCTGGCCGTGGGCGGGGCCTTGTTGCTGACACCGGGGTTTATTACCGATGCGGTGGGGTTTGCCTGTTTGTTGCCGGGGTCCCGGCACTGGCTCGCGGCGAAGGCTTTGAAGCGAATGACGGTAGCCGGCCAGAGTCGGAGCTTTTATTTTGGTACAGGCGGTGGTGCCGGGCCATTCGGGCAGGGGCCGTTTGAAGGGCATGGACCGTTCGGGCCGCAGCGTCCGTTTGATCGGGATGCCAATGGCGACATTATTGAAGGCGAATATCAGGATCAGACGGAGAGCGATCGGGAACGCCTTGAGCGGGCACGGGAGCGCGGTGAGGGCGACGAAAAAAAGTGA
- the groES gene encoding co-chaperone GroES, translating to MKIRPLHDRVVVRRKEEEEKTAGGIVLPGNAKEKPSQGEVVAVGNGRILDNGETRALAVKVGDTVVFGQYAGNTVKVDGEELLIMSESEIYGVLE from the coding sequence ATGAAAATTCGTCCGCTACACGATCGTGTTGTCGTACGCCGTAAGGAAGAAGAAGAGAAAACTGCGGGTGGCATCGTGCTGCCGGGTAACGCCAAAGAGAAGCCCTCCCAGGGTGAGGTAGTTGCTGTGGGCAATGGCCGTATTCTGGATAACGGCGAAACCCGTGCACTGGCGGTCAAGGTGGGTGACACCGTGGTCTTCGGTCAGTATGCCGGTAACACCGTAAAGGTTGACGGTGAAGAGCTGCTCATCATGAGCGAAAGCGAAATCTACGGCGTGCTTGAGTGA
- the groL gene encoding chaperonin GroEL (60 kDa chaperone family; promotes refolding of misfolded polypeptides especially under stressful conditions; forms two stacked rings of heptamers to form a barrel-shaped 14mer; ends can be capped by GroES; misfolded proteins enter the barrel where they are refolded when GroES binds) gives MAAKDVKFGDSARKRMVAGVNILADAVKVTLGPKGRNVVLEKSFGAPTVTKDGVSVAKEIELKDKFENMGAQMVKEVASQANETAGDGTTTATVLAQSIVNEGIKAVTAGMNPMDLKRGIDKGTAEAVKAIREMAKPCDDSRMIAQVGTISANGDETIGKIIADAMERVGKEGVITVEEGRGLEDELDVVEGMQFDRGYLSPYFINNQDNMSAELDDPYILLVDKKISNIRELLPVLEAVAKAGKPLQIIAEDIEGEALATLVVNNMRGIVKVNAVKAPGFGDRRKEMLQDIAILTGGTVISEEVGLTLENTTLDDLGTAKRVNVTKENTTLIGGAGAQGDIEARVEQIRKQIEDSTSDYDKEKLQERVAKLAGGVAVIKVGAGSEVEMKEKKARVEDALHSTRAAVEEGIVAGGGVTLIRAIAALDKVDAINEEQKAGVNILRRAMEAPLRQIVFNAGGESSVVVAKVKEGEGSFGFNAATEQYGDMLEMGILDPAKVTRSSLQAAASVASLIITTEAMVADEPEDEKSGGMPDMGGMGGMGGMGGMM, from the coding sequence ATGGCAGCAAAAGACGTTAAATTCGGTGATAGCGCCCGCAAACGCATGGTTGCAGGTGTAAACATCCTGGCAGACGCAGTCAAGGTAACCCTGGGCCCGAAAGGCCGTAACGTGGTTCTGGAGAAGTCCTTCGGCGCTCCGACCGTGACCAAAGACGGTGTGTCTGTGGCCAAGGAAATCGAGCTGAAAGACAAGTTCGAGAACATGGGCGCGCAGATGGTCAAGGAAGTTGCTTCCCAGGCCAACGAAACCGCTGGTGACGGTACCACTACCGCAACGGTTCTGGCCCAGTCCATCGTCAATGAGGGTATCAAGGCAGTGACTGCCGGCATGAACCCGATGGATCTGAAACGCGGTATCGACAAGGGTACGGCTGAAGCCGTTAAAGCGATCCGTGAAATGGCCAAGCCCTGCGACGACAGCCGCATGATCGCCCAGGTTGGTACGATTTCTGCCAACGGTGACGAGACCATCGGCAAGATCATTGCGGACGCCATGGAGCGCGTAGGCAAAGAAGGCGTCATCACCGTTGAGGAAGGCCGTGGCCTGGAAGACGAGCTGGACGTGGTAGAAGGTATGCAGTTTGACCGCGGCTACCTGAGCCCGTACTTCATCAACAACCAGGACAACATGTCTGCCGAGCTGGACGACCCGTACATCCTGCTGGTTGACAAGAAAATCTCCAACATCCGCGAACTGCTGCCGGTGCTGGAAGCTGTGGCCAAGGCTGGCAAGCCGCTGCAGATCATCGCCGAAGACATCGAAGGCGAAGCCCTGGCCACTCTGGTTGTGAACAACATGCGTGGCATCGTTAAGGTGAACGCGGTTAAAGCACCTGGCTTTGGTGACCGTCGTAAGGAAATGCTGCAGGACATCGCCATCCTGACCGGTGGTACCGTGATTTCCGAGGAAGTAGGCCTGACCCTGGAGAACACCACTCTGGATGACCTGGGTACTGCCAAGCGCGTTAACGTGACCAAGGAAAACACCACTCTGATCGGCGGTGCCGGTGCTCAGGGCGATATCGAAGCCCGCGTTGAGCAGATCCGCAAGCAGATCGAAGACAGCACTTCTGACTACGACAAAGAGAAACTGCAAGAGCGCGTAGCCAAGCTGGCGGGCGGTGTTGCCGTGATCAAGGTTGGTGCCGGCTCTGAAGTGGAAATGAAAGAGAAGAAAGCCCGCGTTGAAGACGCGCTGCACTCCACCCGCGCCGCCGTTGAAGAAGGCATCGTAGCCGGTGGTGGTGTTACCCTGATCCGCGCCATTGCGGCTCTGGACAAGGTAGACGCCATCAACGAAGAGCAGAAAGCCGGCGTGAACATTCTGCGCCGTGCCATGGAAGCGCCGCTGCGTCAGATCGTATTCAACGCAGGTGGTGAGTCCTCTGTTGTGGTTGCCAAGGTGAAAGAAGGCGAAGGTTCCTTCGGCTTCAACGCCGCAACCGAGCAGTACGGCGACATGCTGGAAATGGGTATCCTGGATCCTGCCAAGGTCACCCGTTCTTCCCTGCAGGCGGCTGCCTCCGTAGCATCCTTGATCATCACCACCGAGGCGATGGTTGCGGACGAGCCTGAAGACGAGAAGTCTGGCGGCATGCCAGACATGGGCGGAATGGGCGGAATGGGAGGCATGGGCGGCATGATGTAA
- the gspN gene encoding type II secretion system protein N, which translates to MTEPQAKPFLRPAKILLLLLLGFLGYGVVLVLWVPAGWVWHQASRHVQLPPQVVVQQVSGRLWDGAAGVVVAGFPARVQWTLGWPSLTGLELPIGISLASSQSRVEGAASIGWPGNLDVTARGRIAVEEFEDLIRQSGGAMIEGDVSIDRLRLVFADNRLQQADGVGRWNGGLVTWPMGNQTGQAEFPPMQANIDTTEGGVALTVSEQGGDGPAADASILWDGMMELRVYKRMVDLAQQPWPDSARPGDVVFRVRQPILPGGF; encoded by the coding sequence ATGACTGAACCCCAAGCCAAGCCTTTCCTGCGCCCTGCCAAGATCCTGCTGCTGTTGCTGCTTGGCTTCCTGGGGTATGGGGTGGTGCTGGTGCTGTGGGTGCCGGCGGGGTGGGTTTGGCACCAGGCTTCCCGGCATGTCCAGTTACCGCCGCAGGTAGTGGTGCAACAGGTGTCGGGTAGGCTCTGGGATGGCGCCGCAGGCGTTGTGGTTGCCGGTTTTCCAGCCCGGGTGCAGTGGACGTTGGGGTGGCCCTCGCTGACCGGGTTGGAGTTACCGATTGGAATTTCCTTGGCGTCGTCACAATCCCGGGTGGAGGGAGCTGCTAGTATCGGTTGGCCGGGTAACCTGGATGTGACGGCCCGCGGCCGGATAGCGGTCGAGGAATTCGAAGATCTGATTCGTCAGAGTGGCGGAGCCATGATTGAAGGGGACGTCAGTATCGATCGACTGCGTCTGGTCTTCGCGGATAACCGATTGCAGCAAGCCGACGGTGTCGGGCGCTGGAATGGCGGGCTGGTTACCTGGCCTATGGGGAATCAGACCGGGCAGGCAGAGTTCCCGCCTATGCAGGCCAATATAGATACCACCGAGGGTGGCGTTGCGTTGACGGTATCGGAGCAGGGCGGCGATGGCCCCGCCGCAGATGCCAGTATTCTTTGGGACGGCATGATGGAGCTCAGGGTGTATAAGCGCATGGTTGACCTGGCGCAGCAGCCATGGCCCGACAGTGCGCGCCCGGGTGATGTGGTGTTCCGGGTTCGTCAGCCAATACTGCCGGGAGGGTTCTGA
- a CDS encoding type II secretion system protein N produces MAGLAVHHQERLSRALANIILVALVLYLSISAAKLTWLYAWSDRPVPDVPAQLGGQPGAQNRVPQASIAGYEFFGRPEQQAGVAEVVRRSAPETGLRLRLEGVLIGQRPEDSGAIVAGSNGETEYYRVGETLPGNAELAEVESDRILIRRGGRYESLAFEEQLDSSVMVADAPVQAAESPDDFLAGARQQLDAEGAAALAAYGLRPADDSGASGYVYDGSNPMLNAVNLRQGDVITAINGQRLGDVEQDKSLLEDWRSQAQLDIEIERDGSILTVSYAIPEQWR; encoded by the coding sequence GTGGCAGGATTGGCAGTACATCATCAGGAGCGTCTATCCAGAGCCCTTGCAAACATTATTCTGGTCGCCCTGGTGCTTTATCTTAGTATTTCGGCGGCCAAACTGACCTGGCTGTATGCATGGTCTGATCGGCCGGTTCCGGATGTCCCGGCACAGTTGGGTGGCCAACCTGGCGCCCAGAACCGGGTACCCCAGGCTTCCATCGCCGGTTACGAATTCTTCGGCCGGCCAGAGCAGCAGGCCGGTGTGGCAGAGGTTGTTCGCCGCAGCGCACCGGAAACCGGGTTACGGTTGCGCCTCGAGGGGGTGCTGATAGGGCAGCGGCCGGAAGACTCCGGTGCTATAGTTGCCGGAAGCAATGGTGAAACCGAGTATTACCGGGTAGGTGAAACCCTGCCTGGTAATGCAGAGCTGGCCGAGGTGGAATCAGACCGCATTCTGATTCGGCGTGGCGGCCGCTATGAGTCACTCGCATTTGAAGAACAGCTGGACTCTTCGGTAATGGTTGCGGACGCACCGGTTCAGGCGGCAGAATCGCCCGATGATTTCCTGGCCGGGGCCAGGCAGCAGCTGGATGCAGAAGGGGCTGCGGCATTGGCGGCTTATGGCTTACGGCCAGCGGATGACAGCGGCGCTTCTGGGTATGTGTACGATGGCTCCAACCCGATGCTCAATGCGGTCAATCTGCGCCAGGGCGATGTCATTACTGCCATTAACGGTCAGCGCCTGGGTGATGTAGAACAGGATAAATCCCTGCTGGAAGACTGGCGTAGCCAGGCCCAGCTGGATATCGAGATAGAACGAGACGGCTCCATACTGACCGTTAGCTATGCCATACCCGAGCAGTGGCGCTGA
- the gspD gene encoding type II secretion system secretin GspD — protein sequence MYNHKTNVLRTLVFLLLLPILSVAQAQDETWRLNLKDADIRAFVTQVADITGYSFVVDPRVKGKVTVLSSAPMNKHEIYDLFLAVLNVHGFTAIPGEEVIKIIQQVDAKQSAEILDRFEVTPSEQLITRVIQIDNANALELVPILRPLVAKYGHLAGVAAANALIVSDHSSNIQRIEQIVRELDSPSKYEVEVIQLREAWVGDMVKLLQELAPDELRRGSGDSSARKYSVTADERSNRLILRGDETFRDKMRGLIRQLDQPSATGGATKVIRLKHADSKALTEILKGVMGEVVRESSTGSGSGGSGSSGSRSASFSVFADEGLNALVVRGEPSLMQEAEQIVAALDVRRAQVMIEAAIVEISDELGDQLGVQLAAGDESANAFPVMGTNLTSGEGMLGLNSVIGALVGDTLPQLGGGITVGAGQRDRDGLTWGILIQALSSSSAANLLSTPSIITLDNQESEIIVGQNVPFRTGQSTVTGDGTTNPFTTIERRDVGLSLKVTPTISADGLVRLVVEQTTEDISTTTVSGASDLITNKREIKTTVLADDGETVVLGGLIKDDFQVNKSKVPLLGDIPLLGRLFSSESETRIKRNLLVFLRPTIMLGKDESVAATTEKFNQLWDVNLEVREKLGLPAPEDQPSVDMLFQGRRE from the coding sequence ATGTATAACCACAAGACCAACGTACTCCGGACCCTCGTGTTTCTTCTGCTGTTGCCGATCCTATCGGTGGCTCAGGCACAGGATGAAACCTGGCGGTTGAACCTCAAGGATGCGGACATCCGGGCCTTTGTCACTCAGGTGGCGGATATTACCGGGTACAGTTTTGTGGTGGACCCCAGGGTAAAGGGCAAGGTGACCGTGCTGTCCAGTGCGCCCATGAACAAGCACGAAATCTATGATCTGTTTCTGGCGGTATTGAATGTGCACGGTTTCACCGCCATTCCCGGGGAAGAAGTCATCAAGATTATCCAGCAGGTGGATGCAAAGCAGTCTGCCGAGATTCTGGATCGATTCGAGGTTACCCCGTCTGAACAGCTGATTACCCGGGTTATCCAGATTGATAACGCCAATGCCCTTGAGCTGGTGCCGATCCTGCGGCCGCTGGTGGCAAAGTATGGTCATCTGGCCGGTGTGGCTGCGGCAAATGCCCTGATTGTCAGTGATCATTCATCGAACATTCAGCGAATTGAGCAGATTGTTCGCGAACTCGACAGCCCTTCCAAATACGAGGTTGAAGTTATCCAGCTCAGGGAAGCCTGGGTGGGTGACATGGTCAAACTCCTGCAGGAGCTCGCGCCCGATGAATTGCGTCGTGGCAGCGGTGACAGTTCCGCGAGAAAGTACAGCGTGACGGCGGATGAGCGGAGCAATCGGCTGATCCTCAGGGGCGACGAGACTTTTCGTGACAAAATGCGGGGCTTGATTCGTCAGCTTGATCAGCCCTCGGCAACTGGCGGCGCGACAAAAGTCATCCGACTCAAGCACGCTGACTCCAAAGCCCTGACCGAAATTCTAAAGGGCGTGATGGGCGAAGTGGTGCGGGAATCGAGTACCGGCAGTGGCTCCGGGGGCAGTGGCTCATCGGGTAGCCGTTCCGCAAGCTTCTCGGTGTTCGCCGATGAAGGTTTGAATGCGCTGGTTGTCCGTGGCGAGCCGTCGTTGATGCAGGAAGCCGAGCAGATTGTGGCGGCTCTGGATGTGCGCCGGGCTCAGGTGATGATTGAAGCGGCGATTGTCGAGATCAGTGACGAGCTGGGCGATCAGTTGGGTGTCCAACTGGCAGCTGGTGATGAGTCTGCCAACGCCTTCCCGGTAATGGGCACTAACCTTACCAGTGGTGAGGGCATGCTGGGGCTGAACTCGGTGATTGGTGCGCTGGTAGGCGATACCCTGCCGCAGTTGGGCGGCGGCATTACGGTCGGCGCTGGCCAGCGTGATCGGGACGGTCTCACCTGGGGGATTCTGATTCAGGCGCTGTCTTCCTCATCCGCTGCCAACCTGCTTTCGACACCGAGCATCATTACCCTGGATAATCAGGAATCCGAGATTATTGTGGGCCAGAACGTGCCGTTCCGGACGGGGCAGTCGACGGTTACCGGTGATGGAACCACCAACCCGTTTACCACCATTGAACGCCGTGATGTGGGCCTTTCCCTGAAAGTAACACCGACCATCAGTGCCGACGGCCTGGTTCGGCTGGTGGTCGAGCAGACCACCGAGGATATCTCTACCACGACGGTCTCCGGCGCCTCCGATTTGATCACTAACAAACGTGAGATCAAAACCACTGTGCTCGCCGATGATGGTGAAACCGTGGTTCTGGGCGGGCTGATCAAGGATGACTTCCAGGTCAACAAGAGTAAGGTGCCGCTGCTAGGGGATATCCCGTTGCTTGGGCGCCTGTTCTCATCGGAGTCTGAAACCCGCATCAAGCGTAACCTGCTGGTCTTCCTGAGGCCGACCATTATGCTCGGCAAAGACGAGAGCGTGGCTGCCACTACCGAGAAGTTTAACCAGCTGTGGGACGTAAACCTTGAAGTCCGCGAAAAGCTCGGCCTGCCCGCCCCGGAAGACCAGCCCTCGGTGGATATGCTGTTCCAGGGGCGCAGGGAGTAG
- a CDS encoding M48 family metallopeptidase: MANPGFFQRQAHARRNTGLLIVLFLTAVTLITLAVCLVGYLVTRSQTSVLPFHYWLTSSHGLTTALAVVLLIGVGSLVRWADLAGGGSRVAKMVGARPIEPDTNDPEERKLRNIVEEMAIASGVPVPDLYVMDNETSINAFVAGYTPGEAVMVVTHGALTHLTRDELQGVVGHEFSHILNGDMRINVRLIALLAGILMLGQIGQFLLRAGFYSGGRSRNRDGRAQAAMGLIGLALMIIGYVGVFFGRLIQAAVSRQREMLADASSVQFTRNPEGIGSALFKIGMKGGYLDTTSHASDMNHMCFGESARMKFSTLLASHPPINERINAIQPGMLARLRSRLRDTEPSQKLRQDTTRPAGKAGLNDLVNQVVAPARGRGSSSPLRSSLAPDTPQLAEKLSTRVGTVSAQSEAFAVQLLEQLPSTFRNLLYTRAGAIQLCYALLIFDLSPSIQKQRLALLTEHPLLGAQPDLLDKMLPALARLGETARFPVLELAMPALRKLDPDERDALLENVQKLVAADNRVSLFELALTTFLNRHLGLGAEQVVPVKYRNYRQVMPALRRLLSLFARAGTDTPEDADKLYLEAMAGFGTGQEESRAGKVSMRELREALEILNRLSPLLKPAVIDACGYCVTHDGKVDVREYELMRLVADQLDCPMPPL; encoded by the coding sequence ATGGCAAACCCCGGTTTCTTCCAGCGCCAGGCCCATGCCCGGCGCAATACCGGCCTGTTAATCGTCCTGTTTCTGACAGCCGTCACATTGATTACCCTGGCTGTTTGCCTGGTCGGGTATCTGGTCACCCGCAGCCAAACCTCGGTTCTACCCTTCCATTACTGGCTGACCTCCAGCCACGGACTCACCACCGCACTTGCGGTGGTGTTGCTTATAGGGGTCGGCTCGCTGGTTCGCTGGGCAGACCTGGCCGGTGGCGGTAGCCGGGTGGCAAAAATGGTGGGCGCCCGCCCGATTGAGCCCGACACCAACGATCCCGAAGAACGCAAGCTTCGCAACATCGTGGAGGAAATGGCCATCGCCAGTGGCGTGCCCGTGCCAGACCTTTACGTGATGGACAACGAAACCAGCATCAACGCCTTTGTGGCCGGCTACACGCCTGGTGAGGCCGTTATGGTGGTTACCCACGGCGCACTTACCCACCTCACCAGAGACGAGCTTCAGGGCGTGGTGGGGCACGAGTTCAGCCATATATTGAATGGCGATATGCGCATTAACGTCCGACTGATTGCGCTGCTGGCCGGCATTCTGATGCTTGGTCAGATTGGCCAGTTCCTGCTTCGGGCAGGTTTCTACAGCGGCGGCCGAAGCCGAAATCGGGATGGCCGTGCGCAGGCTGCAATGGGCCTGATCGGTTTGGCCCTGATGATCATCGGCTATGTGGGTGTGTTCTTCGGCCGGCTGATTCAGGCAGCGGTATCCCGGCAAAGGGAAATGCTGGCGGACGCCTCCTCCGTACAATTTACCCGTAACCCCGAGGGCATAGGCAGCGCCCTGTTCAAAATTGGCATGAAGGGCGGCTACCTGGATACCACCAGCCATGCCAGCGATATGAACCACATGTGTTTTGGTGAGTCGGCACGGATGAAGTTCAGCACCCTGCTCGCGTCCCACCCGCCCATCAACGAACGCATCAATGCCATCCAGCCCGGCATGCTGGCTCGCCTGCGCAGCCGCCTGAGAGACACTGAACCAAGCCAAAAGCTGCGCCAGGACACCACCAGGCCAGCCGGCAAAGCAGGCCTGAACGATCTGGTCAACCAGGTTGTCGCGCCTGCCAGGGGCCGTGGTAGCTCATCACCGCTACGCTCTTCCCTGGCACCCGACACTCCACAGCTGGCTGAAAAGTTGTCCACACGGGTAGGCACCGTCAGCGCCCAGAGCGAAGCCTTTGCCGTCCAGCTTCTGGAACAATTGCCATCCACCTTCCGTAACCTGCTCTACACCCGCGCCGGCGCAATTCAGCTGTGCTATGCCCTGCTGATCTTTGATCTTTCGCCGAGCATCCAGAAACAACGACTGGCGCTGTTAACCGAACACCCGCTACTGGGCGCGCAGCCAGACCTGCTGGACAAGATGCTGCCAGCCCTGGCAAGACTGGGTGAAACTGCACGCTTCCCGGTACTGGAACTGGCCATGCCGGCATTGCGGAAACTGGACCCGGACGAACGCGACGCCCTGCTTGAAAACGTTCAGAAGCTGGTTGCAGCCGACAACCGGGTCAGCCTGTTCGAGCTGGCCCTGACCACCTTCCTGAACCGGCATCTCGGGCTTGGCGCAGAACAGGTTGTACCGGTCAAATACCGGAACTATCGCCAGGTGATGCCGGCCCTGCGGCGCCTGCTCAGCCTGTTTGCCCGGGCCGGCACCGACACCCCTGAGGATGCGGACAAGCTGTATCTCGAAGCCATGGCCGGCTTTGGTACCGGTCAGGAAGAAAGCAGAGCCGGGAAGGTGTCCATGCGGGAACTGAGAGAAGCGCTGGAAATACTGAATCGGCTGTCGCCGCTGCTGAAGCCCGCCGTCATCGACGCCTGCGGCTACTGCGTGACCCACGATGGCAAGGTGGATGTGCGGGAGTATGAGTTAATGCGGCTGGTAGCAGATCAGCTGGATTGCCCGATGCCGCCGCTCTAG